A DNA window from Canis lupus dingo isolate Sandy chromosome 2, ASM325472v2, whole genome shotgun sequence contains the following coding sequences:
- the THNSL1 gene encoding threonine synthase-like 1, producing the protein MLHFNRCPHLKQIAQKCFSSIHVRTDKHVQLFLSRTFALAEFRKSWHSTHSVVGDKNIILMGPPGAGKTTVGRIIGQKLGCCVIDVDDDILEKTWNMSVSEKLQDVGNEQFLEEEGKAVLNFSASGSVISLTGSNPMHDASMWHLKKNGIIVYLDVPLIDIVSRLKLMKIDRIVGQNAEISLKDLLKFRRQYYKKWYDTRVFCESGASPEEVADKVLKAVKRYQDVDSETFISTRHIWPKDCERKVSTKFFSEAVIEGLASDGGLFVPEKEFPKLNCREWKSLVGATYIERAQILLEKCIHPADIPAARLGEMIETAYGENFACSKIAPVRHLSGNQFILELFHGPTGSFKDLSLQLMPHLFAHCIPPSCNYMILVATSGDTGSAVLNGFSRINKNDKQRIAVATFFPENGVSDFQKAQIIGSQKENGWAVGVKSDFDFCQTAVKGIFKDSDFTGFLIMEYGTVLSSANSINWGRLLPQVVYHASAYLDLVSQGFISFGSPVDVCIPTGNFGNILAAVYAKMMGIPIRKFICASNQNHVLTDFIKTGHYDLRERKLTQTFSPAIDILKASNLERHLHLVADKDGELMTKLFSQLEEQHHFQIEKMLVEKLQQDFVADWCSEGECLAAIHSTYNTSGYILDPHTAVAKVVADRMQDKTCPVIVSSTAHYSKFAPAIMQALKIEEINHNSSSQLYLLSSYNALPPPHEALLERTKQQEKMEYQVCAADVNVLKSHVEKLIQSQFI; encoded by the coding sequence atgCTCCACTTTAACCGATGTCCGCATCTGAAACAAATAGCCCAGAAATGTTTTTCTAGTATACATGTTAGAACGGATAAACATGTGCAGCTGTTTCTTTCAAGAACCTTTGCACTTGCAGAATTCAGGAAGTCATGGCACTCAACCCACTCTGTTGTTGGAGACAAAAATATTATCCTGATGGGACCGCCTGGTGCTGGGAAAACAACTGTAGGCAGAATAATAGGTCAGAAACTAGGTTGTTGTGTCATCGATGTGGATGATGATATCCTTGAAAAAACCTGGAATATGAGCGTGTCTGAAAAATTACAGGATGTTGGTAATGAGCAATttttagaagaggaaggaaaagccgTGTTAAACTTCTCTGCATCTGGAAGTGTGATTTCCCTTACGGGGTCCAATCCAATGCATGATGCTAGCATGTGGCAtctgaagaaaaatggaataattgTATACCTGGATGTACCTCTAATAGATATAGTAAGCCgtctaaaattaatgaaaatagatAGGATCGTAGGTCAGAATGCTGAAATATCTCTGAAAGACTTACTTAAGTTTAGAAGACAGTATTACAAGAAGTGGTACGATACCCGTGTATTTTGTGAAAGTGGGGCTTCCCCCGAGGAGGTAGCTGACAAAGTGCTTAAAGCAGTTAAAAGATACCAAGATGTGGACTCAGAAACATTCATTTCAACAAGACACATTTGGCCTAAAGACTGTGAACGGAAGGTTTCGACAAAATTCTTCAGTGAAGCAGTGATTGAGGGGTTAGCTTCTGATGGTGGACTCTTCGTTCCTGAGAAGGAGTTTCCAAAATTAAACTGTAGGGAGTGGAAAAGCCTAGTAGGAGCAACCTAcatagaaagagcacaaatactgTTGGAAAAGTGTATACATCCTGCTGACATACCTGCTGCCAGATTGGGAGAAATGATTGAAACTGCTTACGGGGAAAACTTTGCCTGCTCAAAAATTGCCCCTGTCAGGCACCTTTCAGGCAACCAGTTCATCCTGGAGTTGTTTCATGGACCAACGGGATCATTTAAAGATTTGTCTTTACAGCTTATGCCTCATCTTTTTGCACACTGTATTCCACCAAGTTGCAATTATATGATACTTGTAGCTACTTCAGGAGACACAGGGAGTGCAGTCTTAAATGGCTTTAGCCGTATTAATAAGAATGATAAGCAAAGAATAGCTGTGGCCACATTTTTTCCTGAGAACGGAGTAAGTGATTttcaaaaagcacaaataattggcagtcagaaagaaaatggatgggCAGTGGGTGTCAAGTCAGATTTTGATTTTTGCCAGACAGCTgtgaaaggaatttttaaagattctgattTTACTGGCTTCCTTATTATGGAATATGGAACAGTCTTAAGTTCAGCCAATTCCATAAACTGGGGCCGACTGCTTCCCCAAGTAGTTTATCATGCTTCTGCATATCTTGATCTTGTTAGCcaaggatttatttcttttggaagcCCAGTTGATGTCTGTATTCCCACTGGAAATTTTGGTAACATTTTAGCAGCCGTGTATGCCAAAATGATGGGAATCCCTATTCGAAAATTTATTTGTGCCTCTAATCAGAACCATGTTTTGACTGATTTTATAAAAACAGGACATTACGATTTAAGGGAGAGAAAATTAACACAGACCTTTTCACCAGCAATAGATATTCTTAAAGCTTCAAATTTGGAACGACATTTACACTTGGTGGCTGATAAGGATGGAGAattaatgacaaaattatttAGTCAGTTAGAAGAGCAACATCACTTCCAGATAGAGAAGATGCTAGTTGAGAAACTTCAGCAGGATTTCGTGGCTGACTGGTGCTCTGAGGGAGAGTGTCTGGCAGCCATTCATTCCACCTACAATACTTCAGGATATATTCTGGATCCACACACTGCTGTTGCAAAAGTGGTTGCAGACAGAATGCAAGATAAAACCTGCCCAGTGATTGTCTCATCTACAGCTCATTACTCCAAGTTTGCACCTGCTATCATGCAAGCTTTAAAGATTGAAGAAATCAACCATAACTCATCAAGTCAGCTTTATTTACTGAGTTCATATAACGCACTGCCTCCACCGCATGAAGCTTTATTAGAGAGAACGAAACAGCAAGAGAAGATGGAGTACCAGGTCTGTGCAGCTGATGTGAATGTCCTGAAGAGTCATGTGGAGAAACTAATACAAAGTCaattcatataa